The following proteins come from a genomic window of Trichoplusia ni isolate ovarian cell line Hi5 chromosome 16, tn1, whole genome shotgun sequence:
- the LOC113501942 gene encoding mitogen-activated protein kinase p38b-like isoform X2, which produces MPRYHKVEINKTEWIVPERYQMLTPVGSGAYGQVCSAIDTVHNMKVAIKKLARPFQSAVHAKRTYRELRMLKHMNHENVIGLLDVFSPEKTLEEFQQVYLVTHLMGADLNNIVRTQKLSDDHVQFLVYQILRGLKYIHSAGIIHRDLKPSNIAVNEDCELKILDFGLARPTETEMTGYVATRWYRAPEIMLNWMHYNQTVDIWSVGCIMAELLTGRTLFPGSDHIDHLTRILFLCGRPDQETIDKIISEEARNYIQSLPALKRRDFREVFRGANPLAVNLLELMLELDADKRITAEQALAHEYLAQYADPDDEPVSAPYDQSFEDMELPVDKWKELVWKEVVEFKPHPQHMNTVVEVNPS; this is translated from the exons ATGCCTCGGTACCACAAGgtggaaattaataaaacggAATGGATTGTCCCGGAAAGATACCAAATGCTTACACCTGTGGGCTCAGGTGCTTACGGACAAGTTTG TTCCGCTATCGACACCGTCCATAATATGAAGGTGGCAATCAAAAAGTTGGCGCGACCATTCCAATCTGCCGTACATGCTAAGCGGACTTACCGCGAACTGCGGATGTTAAAACATATGAACCACGAGAATGTTATtg GTCTATTGGATGTGTTTAGTCCTGAAAAAACTCTAGAAGAGTTTCAACAAGTTTATCTGGTCACACACTTGATGGGGGCAGACTTGAACAATATTGTCCGCACCCAAAAGCTTTCTGATGACCATGTTCAATTCCTTGTCTATCAAATACTCCGAGGACTTAAATATATACACTCAGCTGGCATCATCCATAGG GATCTAAAACCATCTAACATTGCTGTGAATGAAGACTGTGAGTTGAAAATCTTAGATTTTGGTCTAGCCAGGCCAACTGAAACAGAGATGACTGGCTATGTAGCTACAAG ATGGTACAGAGCCCCTGAGATCATGCTCAACTGGATGCATTACAACCAGACAGTTGACATTTGGTCAGTGGGCTGCATTATGGCAGAACTACTGACAGGTAGAACCCTGTTCCCAGGTTCAGACC ATATTGATCACCTCAcaagaatattgtttttgtgcGGAAGACCAGATCAAGAGactattgacaaaataattagcGAAGAG GCTAGGAACTACATCCAGTCCTTGCCGGCGCTCAAGAGACGTGATTTCCGCGAAGTGTTCCGCGGGGCCAACCCGCTGGCCGTCAACTTATTGGAACTCATGCTGGAACTGGATGCTGACAA ACGTATAACAGCGGAGCAAGCTCTAGCACACGAATACTTGGCTCAGTACGCTGATCCTGACGACGAGCCCGTCTCCGCGCCTTATGACCAGAGCTTCGAGGATATGGAACTGCCAGTTGACAAATGGAAAG AATTGGTGTGGAAAGAAGTTGTGGAGTTCAAGCCTCATCCTCAACACATGAATACAGTGGTAGAAGTTAATCCGTCTTAA
- the LOC113501942 gene encoding mitogen-activated protein kinase p38b-like isoform X1: MPRYHKVEINKTEWIVPERYQMLTPVGSGAYGQVCSAIDTVHNMKVAIKKLARPFQSAVHAKRTYRELRMLKHMNHENVIGLLDVFSPEKTLEEFQQVYLVTHLMGADLNNIVRTQKLSDDHVQFLVYQILRGLKYIHSAGIIHRDLKPSNIAVNEDCELKILDFGLARPTETEMTGYVATRWYRAPEIMLNWMHYNQTVDIWSVGCIMAELLTGRTLFPGSDHIHQLNLIMEILGTPAQEFMTKISSESARNYIQSLPALKRRDFREVFRGANPLAVNLLELMLELDADKRITAEQALAHEYLAQYADPDDEPVSAPYDQSFEDMELPVDKWKELVWKEVVEFKPHPQHMNTVVEVNPS; encoded by the exons ATGCCTCGGTACCACAAGgtggaaattaataaaacggAATGGATTGTCCCGGAAAGATACCAAATGCTTACACCTGTGGGCTCAGGTGCTTACGGACAAGTTTG TTCCGCTATCGACACCGTCCATAATATGAAGGTGGCAATCAAAAAGTTGGCGCGACCATTCCAATCTGCCGTACATGCTAAGCGGACTTACCGCGAACTGCGGATGTTAAAACATATGAACCACGAGAATGTTATtg GTCTATTGGATGTGTTTAGTCCTGAAAAAACTCTAGAAGAGTTTCAACAAGTTTATCTGGTCACACACTTGATGGGGGCAGACTTGAACAATATTGTCCGCACCCAAAAGCTTTCTGATGACCATGTTCAATTCCTTGTCTATCAAATACTCCGAGGACTTAAATATATACACTCAGCTGGCATCATCCATAGG GATCTAAAACCATCTAACATTGCTGTGAATGAAGACTGTGAGTTGAAAATCTTAGATTTTGGTCTAGCCAGGCCAACTGAAACAGAGATGACTGGCTATGTAGCTACAAG ATGGTACAGAGCCCCTGAGATCATGCTCAACTGGATGCATTACAACCAGACAGTTGACATTTGGTCAGTGGGCTGCATTATGGCAGAACTACTGACAGGTAGAACCCTGTTCCCAGGTTCAGACC ATATCCATCAATTGAATTTGATCATGGAAATACTCGGAACACCTGCGCAAGAGTTTATGACGAAAATATCTTCGGAGTCA GCTAGGAACTACATCCAGTCCTTGCCGGCGCTCAAGAGACGTGATTTCCGCGAAGTGTTCCGCGGGGCCAACCCGCTGGCCGTCAACTTATTGGAACTCATGCTGGAACTGGATGCTGACAA ACGTATAACAGCGGAGCAAGCTCTAGCACACGAATACTTGGCTCAGTACGCTGATCCTGACGACGAGCCCGTCTCCGCGCCTTATGACCAGAGCTTCGAGGATATGGAACTGCCAGTTGACAAATGGAAAG AATTGGTGTGGAAAGAAGTTGTGGAGTTCAAGCCTCATCCTCAACACATGAATACAGTGGTAGAAGTTAATCCGTCTTAA